A genomic stretch from Arachis stenosperma cultivar V10309 chromosome 3, arast.V10309.gnm1.PFL2, whole genome shotgun sequence includes:
- the LOC130966514 gene encoding protein MLN51 homolog isoform X1: MADDSEQTKSIEYESDADGVSAPWWMARRIEASDDEDQEYSNDGLTEKCRPCFAHLHPPNESDGGGEGSPDWYQELGEKVVFEEELEEMSQGDEEELQETLHRVTKKKEKETTVRDDAYVPTHGSFYMHDDRFLSPRRRYRTRRGIVTGMKLWDNCTDEPRWKHDKFEDMKDNSPPKSNDQQQRKNQTKGQRYMKTNQFGSLDNYGNQNNQTLRIFKGRGPKKYKPIMKCNNLNSSSKDQIHEKFKESASTSSSSRDYRASAKILPTNTSGETLHQTTSLLLLPGIHHGGLPCGTVDDHALITLTGYTPQYSVN; the protein is encoded by the exons ATGGCGGACGATTCAGAGCAAACCAAATCGATTGAGTATGAGAGCGACGCCGATGGAGTCTCAGCGCCGTGGTGGATGGCACGGAGGATTGAAGCAAGTGACGATGAAGACCAAGAATACAGCAAcgatgggctcacagaaaagtGCCGGCCGTGCTTTGCTCATCTTCATCCTCCAAATGAATCTGACGGCGGCGGCGAAGGTTCACCGGATTGGTACCAAGAACTTGGAGAGAAGGTTGTTTTCGAAGAAGAGCTCGAAGAAATGAGCCAAGGAGATGAAGAAGAGCTTCAAGAAACTCTGCATCGTGTGACtaagaagaaagagaaggagaCTACTGTTCGCGACGACGCTTACGTGCCTACGCATGGTTCGTTCTACATGCACGACGATCGCTTTCTAAGTCCCCGCCGCCGCTACCGCACGCGCAG GGGCATTGTCACTGGAATGAAATTGTGGGACAACTGCACTGATGAACCGAGGTGGAAGCATGACAAGTTTGAAGACATGAAA GATAATAGTCCTCCGAAGAGTAATGATCAACAACAAAGGAAGAACCAAACCAAGGGCCAGAGATACATGAAGACGAACCAATTTGGATCCCTTGACAATTATGGAAATCAGAATAATCAGACTTTAAGAATTTTTAAAGGAAGAGGACCTAAAAAATATAAACCTATTATGAAATGCAATAATCTAAATTCTTCGTCCAAAGATCAAAT ACATGAGAAGTTCAAGGAAAGCGCTTCAACTTCTAGTTCTTCCAGAGATTACCGTGCTTCAGCTAAGATTTTGCCAACAAACACATCCGGTGAAACACTACACCAAACTACTTCACTGTTATTACTGCCTG GTATCCATCATGGGGGCCTGCCTTGTGGTACTGTTGATGATCATGCTCTCATAACGCTAACAGGATATACTCCTCAGTACAGTGTCAACTAG
- the LOC130966514 gene encoding protein MLN51 homolog isoform X2 — MADDSEQTKSIEYESDADGVSAPWWMARRIEASDDEDQEYSNDGLTEKCRPCFAHLHPPNESDGGGEGSPDWYQELGEKVVFEEELEEMSQGDEEELQETLHRVTKKKEKETTVRDDAYVPTHGSFYMHDDRFLSPRRRYRTRRGIVTGMKLWDNCTDEPRWKHDKFEDMKDNSPPKSNDQQQRKNQTKGQRYMKTNQFGSLDNYGNQNNQTLRIFKGRGPKKYKPIMKCNNLNSSSKDQIHEKFKESASTSSSSRDYRASAKILPTNTSGIHHGGLPCGTVDDHALITLTGYTPQYSVN, encoded by the exons ATGGCGGACGATTCAGAGCAAACCAAATCGATTGAGTATGAGAGCGACGCCGATGGAGTCTCAGCGCCGTGGTGGATGGCACGGAGGATTGAAGCAAGTGACGATGAAGACCAAGAATACAGCAAcgatgggctcacagaaaagtGCCGGCCGTGCTTTGCTCATCTTCATCCTCCAAATGAATCTGACGGCGGCGGCGAAGGTTCACCGGATTGGTACCAAGAACTTGGAGAGAAGGTTGTTTTCGAAGAAGAGCTCGAAGAAATGAGCCAAGGAGATGAAGAAGAGCTTCAAGAAACTCTGCATCGTGTGACtaagaagaaagagaaggagaCTACTGTTCGCGACGACGCTTACGTGCCTACGCATGGTTCGTTCTACATGCACGACGATCGCTTTCTAAGTCCCCGCCGCCGCTACCGCACGCGCAG GGGCATTGTCACTGGAATGAAATTGTGGGACAACTGCACTGATGAACCGAGGTGGAAGCATGACAAGTTTGAAGACATGAAA GATAATAGTCCTCCGAAGAGTAATGATCAACAACAAAGGAAGAACCAAACCAAGGGCCAGAGATACATGAAGACGAACCAATTTGGATCCCTTGACAATTATGGAAATCAGAATAATCAGACTTTAAGAATTTTTAAAGGAAGAGGACCTAAAAAATATAAACCTATTATGAAATGCAATAATCTAAATTCTTCGTCCAAAGATCAAAT ACATGAGAAGTTCAAGGAAAGCGCTTCAACTTCTAGTTCTTCCAGAGATTACCGTGCTTCAGCTAAGATTTTGCCAACAAACACATCCG GTATCCATCATGGGGGCCTGCCTTGTGGTACTGTTGATGATCATGCTCTCATAACGCTAACAGGATATACTCCTCAGTACAGTGTCAACTAG
- the LOC130970181 gene encoding protein SODIUM POTASSIUM ROOT DEFECTIVE 2-like: protein MGKLGRMLDTFCLSSGSNSCFCLNSMEAEDEFENKPLVASGNNDHKLRLKDVVSGKQTLAFQLKPKIVVLRVSMHCHGCARKVEKHISKLEGVSSYKVDLETKMVVVIGDILPFEVLESVSKVKNAELWNSPL, encoded by the exons ATGGGGAAGCTTGGTAGGATGCTAGACACGTTCTGTCTTTCTTCAGGATCAAACTCTTGTTTCTGTTTGAATTCCATGGAAGCTGAAGATGAATTCGAGAACAAGCCTTTGGTTGCAAGTGGCAATAATGATCACAAACTAAGACTCAAGGATGTTGTCTCAGGAAAACAGACTTTGGCTTTTCAACTGAAGCCTAAG ATAGTGGTGTTGAGGGTATCCATGCATTGTCATGGTTGTGCTAGAAAAGTGGAGAAGCATATCTCAAAGTTGGAAG GTGTGAGTTCATACAAGGTAGATCTAGAAACCAAAATGGTAGTTGTTATTGGCGACATTCTTCCTTTTGAAGTATTGGAAAGTGTATCTAAGGTTAAAAATGCAGAGCTTTGGAATTCTCCACTCTGA